From a region of the Thermomonas sp. HDW16 genome:
- the gspD gene encoding type II secretion system secretin GspD, whose translation MNVRPFLATVMLSLLAACASMPPPQMQRAERLPSEQPGSVRSQALPETMGNDGPRPIIRRGAGTPINQAAASAPPPSLSSSGQASFNFEGESLPAVVKAILGDMLGQSYSIAPGVQGVVTIATQKPVGAAGALNLLEGVLAQNNARMVYSDGRYNIVPADQALTSGVVPRTGSPALARGFESRVVPLRYVSAAEMEKILKPYAKQGSIVSVDGARNIITVAGTRAELENYLRTIQIFDVDWMASMSVGVFPLQSGRASSVVQDLERVFGEQSKTPVAGMFRFMALDSANAVMVIASQPNYLDDIRQWIDRIEGGTGDGRLFSYELKYIKARDLADRLAEVFGSGNPQGSSQNQPSLMPGLESTEIRDSGVDDKGGTSSASVGSGSGSGSGSSDGASLPNSRGGNGRVNLRVDGAEVGVSAVEDTNSLLVRASPAAWKSIREVIDRLDVMPSQVHIEAQVISVALKGALQYGVSWFFDHAIPEQTDFPYPTGRNSWGSYGGGVENVTDFGNVLTWSFLGNNAAAIIQALDNASDVRVMSSPSVFTQNNKEASLNAGQRIPINSVNFDPTNNGNTNGTYSQVQYLETGIILKVRPRITRDGMVFLDIVQEVSKPTGVADSNGNVRIDTNKVKTSAMVPSGETIMLAGLITDSASKTSTGIPGLSRIPVLGGLFGQQGTSKERDELVVLITPTVVRSPQEARELTDEYGRRFRALDPIYNPKAK comes from the coding sequence ATGAACGTCCGTCCTTTCCTTGCCACCGTCATGCTGAGCCTGCTGGCCGCTTGCGCCAGCATGCCGCCGCCGCAGATGCAACGCGCCGAACGCCTGCCGAGCGAACAGCCCGGCAGCGTCCGCAGCCAGGCCCTGCCCGAAACGATGGGCAACGATGGTCCGCGTCCGATCATCCGCCGCGGTGCCGGCACGCCGATCAACCAGGCCGCCGCCAGCGCGCCCCCGCCGTCCCTGTCCAGCAGCGGCCAAGCCAGCTTCAATTTCGAAGGCGAGTCCTTGCCAGCAGTGGTCAAGGCGATCCTGGGCGACATGCTGGGCCAGAGTTACAGCATCGCGCCGGGCGTGCAGGGCGTGGTGACCATCGCTACCCAGAAGCCGGTCGGTGCCGCCGGCGCGCTCAACCTGCTGGAAGGCGTGCTGGCGCAGAACAACGCACGCATGGTCTACAGCGATGGCCGCTACAACATCGTCCCCGCCGACCAGGCCCTGACCAGCGGCGTGGTGCCGCGTACCGGTTCGCCGGCGCTGGCGCGCGGGTTCGAATCGCGGGTGGTGCCGCTGCGCTACGTCTCCGCCGCCGAGATGGAGAAAATCCTCAAGCCGTATGCCAAGCAGGGCTCGATCGTCAGCGTGGATGGTGCGCGCAACATCATCACCGTGGCCGGTACCCGCGCCGAACTCGAGAACTACCTGCGCACGATCCAGATCTTCGACGTGGACTGGATGGCGAGCATGTCGGTGGGCGTGTTCCCGTTGCAGTCCGGCCGCGCCAGTTCGGTGGTGCAGGATCTGGAGCGCGTGTTCGGCGAACAAAGCAAGACGCCGGTCGCTGGCATGTTCCGCTTCATGGCACTGGATTCCGCGAACGCAGTGATGGTGATCGCCAGCCAACCGAATTACCTGGACGACATCCGGCAGTGGATCGACCGCATCGAAGGCGGCACCGGCGACGGCCGTTTGTTCTCCTACGAATTGAAGTACATCAAGGCCCGCGACCTGGCGGATCGCCTGGCCGAAGTGTTCGGCAGCGGCAACCCACAAGGCAGCAGCCAGAACCAGCCGTCGCTGATGCCCGGGCTTGAGTCGACCGAAATCCGCGATTCCGGCGTCGACGACAAGGGCGGCACCTCGAGTGCCTCGGTCGGTTCCGGTTCCGGTTCCGGTTCCGGTTCCAGCGACGGTGCCAGCCTGCCCAACAGTCGCGGCGGCAATGGCCGCGTGAACCTGCGCGTGGACGGTGCCGAAGTCGGCGTGTCCGCGGTGGAAGACACCAATTCCCTGCTGGTGCGCGCAAGCCCGGCGGCGTGGAAATCGATTCGTGAAGTGATCGACCGCCTCGACGTGATGCCCTCGCAAGTGCATATCGAAGCGCAGGTGATCAGTGTGGCACTGAAAGGTGCGCTGCAGTACGGCGTCAGCTGGTTCTTCGATCACGCGATTCCGGAGCAAACCGACTTCCCGTACCCGACCGGCCGCAACAGCTGGGGCAGTTACGGCGGCGGCGTGGAAAACGTGACGGATTTCGGCAATGTGCTGACCTGGAGTTTCCTCGGCAACAACGCCGCCGCGATCATCCAGGCACTGGACAACGCCAGCGACGTGCGGGTGATGTCCTCGCCTTCGGTGTTCACCCAGAACAACAAGGAAGCCAGCCTCAACGCCGGGCAGCGCATTCCGATCAATTCGGTGAACTTCGATCCCACCAACAATGGCAATACCAACGGCACCTACAGCCAGGTGCAATACCTGGAAACCGGCATCATCCTGAAGGTGCGGCCGCGCATCACCCGCGATGGCATGGTGTTCCTCGACATCGTGCAGGAAGTGAGCAAGCCGACTGGCGTCGCCGACAGCAATGGCAATGTGCGCATCGACACCAACAAGGTCAAGACCAGCGCGATGGTACCCAGCGGCGAGACGATCATGCTGGCGGGCCTGATCACCGACAGCGCCAGCAAGACCTCCACCGGCATCCCCGGGTTGAGCCGGATCCCGGTGCTCGGCGGCTTGTTCGGCCAACAGGGCACCAGCAAGGAGCGTGACGAACTGGTGGTGCTGATCACGCCCACCGTGGTGCGCAGTCCACAGGAAGCCCGCGAACTCACCGACGAATACGGTCGCCGTTTCCGTGCGCTGGATCCGATCTACAACCCCAAGGCGAAGTGA
- the gspM gene encoding type II secretion system protein GspM: protein MLRADRDRWLALALLLAVLGLLYLLFLHPWFTRPLHEADARIAELQARDARVRALLAQAPQIQQRLAELDARGSATGFLAEPTAELATAALIQQLERVVGEVSPGNRGCAITNRAPLTGEPPPGRYRRVTVQVRLRCGNAETLAVLHALESARPYLFVDVVSITAQRYFAIPGNNLPQEGGLDVSFDLYGYLRPSPAANNAEAARG, encoded by the coding sequence ATGTTGCGCGCTGACCGCGATCGCTGGCTCGCGCTTGCATTGCTGCTGGCAGTGCTGGGCCTGCTCTACTTGCTGTTCCTGCACCCCTGGTTCACCCGCCCGCTGCACGAGGCCGATGCGCGGATCGCCGAATTGCAGGCCCGCGACGCCCGCGTGCGCGCGTTGCTGGCGCAGGCGCCGCAGATCCAGCAGCGGTTGGCGGAACTGGACGCGCGCGGCAGCGCCACCGGATTCCTGGCAGAGCCCACCGCGGAACTGGCCACCGCAGCCTTGATCCAGCAGCTCGAGCGAGTGGTCGGCGAGGTCAGTCCGGGCAATCGCGGCTGCGCCATCACCAATCGCGCGCCGCTTACAGGCGAGCCGCCGCCGGGCCGTTATCGCCGCGTCACCGTGCAGGTGCGCCTGCGCTGCGGCAATGCGGAAACGCTGGCGGTACTGCACGCGCTGGAATCGGCGCGCCCCTATTTGTTCGTCGACGTGGTCAGCATCACCGCACAGCGTTATTTCGCGATCCCCGGCAACAACCTGCCGCAGGAAGGTGGACTGGACGTGAGCTTCGATCTGTACGGCTACCTGCGACCATCGCCAGCAGCGAACAATGCCGAGGCCGCCCGTGGCTGA
- a CDS encoding PilN domain-containing protein: MPSASARFESASRGVRGFLAWWGAGLAAWLPAAWRQALASSSDRLLLQLQGDGLQLRKQVGDGLQDVASLPVPPARGDGADPLAGVLTHDAARLPRWLLLPAAGGLRRNLLLPAAARERLREVLGFEIERQTPFAMGDVCYDGRVLGMRDDGQLQVELVVVPRARVDVATTQLGAVAGWLAGIDLADAEGRPLGVNLLPLAQRYRRPNRWRLWNVGLFALALLALVLGLSQILDNRREAAAQLQADVAKRSTQARLVAVQRQRLVDAVEGGAYLQAQRNERPSVIEVADELARRLPDGTYMEKVSIEGGQMTLTGLSNEAAALVGKLEGARQWRAPALSGALQQDPRTRSDRFTLVAQLNDVAADAAASNEDGADVAR, encoded by the coding sequence ATGCCATCGGCATCCGCCCGTTTCGAATCCGCCAGCCGCGGCGTGCGCGGGTTCCTGGCGTGGTGGGGCGCGGGCCTGGCGGCTTGGTTGCCGGCGGCCTGGCGGCAGGCATTGGCATCGTCGTCGGATCGCCTGCTGCTGCAGTTGCAGGGCGATGGACTGCAGTTGCGCAAGCAGGTGGGAGACGGCCTGCAGGACGTCGCCAGCCTGCCTGTACCGCCGGCGCGTGGCGACGGCGCGGATCCGCTGGCGGGCGTACTGACCCACGATGCCGCACGGTTGCCGCGCTGGCTGTTGCTGCCCGCTGCCGGCGGCTTGCGTCGCAACCTGTTGTTGCCTGCGGCCGCACGCGAGCGCCTGCGCGAGGTGCTGGGGTTCGAGATCGAACGGCAGACACCGTTCGCGATGGGCGATGTCTGTTACGACGGCCGCGTGCTTGGCATGCGCGACGACGGCCAGTTACAGGTGGAATTGGTGGTGGTGCCGCGCGCGCGGGTCGATGTCGCCACCACGCAGCTTGGTGCGGTGGCCGGCTGGCTGGCCGGCATCGACCTGGCCGATGCCGAAGGCCGTCCGCTTGGCGTGAACCTGTTGCCGTTGGCGCAGCGTTATCGGCGTCCGAATCGGTGGCGGCTGTGGAACGTCGGATTGTTCGCGCTGGCGCTGCTGGCGCTGGTGTTGGGGCTGTCGCAAATTCTCGACAACCGCCGTGAAGCCGCCGCGCAGCTGCAGGCGGACGTGGCCAAGCGCAGCACGCAGGCGCGCCTGGTGGCCGTGCAACGGCAACGGCTGGTGGATGCAGTCGAAGGCGGCGCCTACCTGCAGGCGCAGCGCAACGAGCGGCCTTCGGTGATCGAAGTGGCGGATGAACTTGCGCGCCGGCTGCCCGATGGCACCTACATGGAGAAGGTGTCGATCGAAGGCGGCCAGATGACATTGACTGGTTTGTCGAACGAGGCCGCCGCGCTGGTTGGCAAGTTGGAAGGCGCCAGGCAGTGGCGCGCGCCGGCGCTGAGCGGCGCATTGCAACAGGATCCGCGCACGCGCAGCGATCGCTTCACCCTGGTGGCGCAGCTGAACGATGTCGCTGCCGATGCTGCGGCCAGCAACGAGGATGGTGCCGATGTTGCGCGCTGA
- a CDS encoding type II secretion system protein GspK produces the protein MNRRERGAALLLVMWLILLLSGLVAGYAAASRIESLQGNGLARGAEAREAARAGVEYAAARLLDADPAQRWASDGRNYRFAFDGAQVEVSVRDEAGKIDLNAASHDLLLGFFVALGEKRDVANRLAGAIMDWRDPDSLTQPAGGAEDMDYGAAGLAWGAKDAPFETVAELEQVMGMRPSLFASAAPYLTVFTGAAVPDTRSADGMVLQAMGVDRPPSADPDAVPPTGSGTYSIDSRARLADGRRAHVSVILRLGGNGLPGSAYTPLRWQDGAAP, from the coding sequence ATGAACCGGCGTGAACGCGGTGCGGCGTTGCTGCTGGTGATGTGGTTGATCCTGCTGCTCAGCGGGTTGGTGGCCGGCTATGCGGCGGCGTCGCGGATCGAATCCTTGCAGGGCAACGGCCTGGCGCGCGGCGCCGAAGCGCGCGAAGCGGCGCGCGCCGGGGTGGAATATGCGGCGGCGCGATTGCTGGATGCCGATCCGGCGCAGCGCTGGGCCTCGGACGGACGCAACTACCGTTTCGCGTTCGATGGCGCGCAGGTCGAGGTTTCGGTGCGCGACGAAGCCGGCAAGATCGACCTGAACGCGGCCAGCCACGATCTTTTGCTTGGCTTCTTCGTCGCCCTCGGCGAGAAACGCGATGTCGCCAACCGGCTGGCCGGCGCGATCATGGACTGGCGCGATCCCGACAGCCTGACCCAGCCTGCGGGTGGCGCCGAAGACATGGACTATGGTGCGGCGGGACTGGCTTGGGGGGCGAAGGATGCGCCGTTCGAGACCGTGGCCGAGCTGGAGCAAGTCATGGGCATGCGGCCGTCGCTGTTTGCCTCCGCGGCGCCTTACCTCACCGTATTCACTGGCGCGGCAGTGCCGGATACGCGCAGCGCGGACGGCATGGTGCTGCAGGCGATGGGCGTGGACCGTCCGCCGTCGGCTGATCCAGATGCCGTGCCGCCGACCGGCAGCGGCACGTATAGTATCGACAGCCGTGCCCGACTCGCCGATGGTCGCCGCGCACATGTTTCGGTCATTCTGCGGTTGGGGGGTAACGGTTTGCCGGGTTCCGCATACACGCCGCTGCGTTGGCAGGACGGGGCTGCGCCGTGA
- a CDS encoding prepilin-type N-terminal cleavage/methylation domain-containing protein → MRGPASGFTLIEVLLATMLLAAGLALAFATVRAAGATVERGEAMAARNERIRAVSEFLRQRIGGAQGIVFELDQASGASRRFTGGAQQMRFVADLPDYLGRGGPHLHALGVARGGDGLVLDVDFRMVLAGQTIIAGNPRPPEPLADGLRSVGFAYRGPGKDGRPAPWLHEWGHPDALPSQVRVRIADARGAWPDVVIALPMSASYGIAPEDTP, encoded by the coding sequence ATGCGCGGGCCCGCATCCGGGTTCACCCTGATCGAAGTACTGCTGGCAACGATGTTGCTGGCCGCGGGCCTGGCGCTGGCATTCGCCACCGTGCGGGCGGCCGGCGCCACCGTGGAACGCGGCGAAGCGATGGCGGCGCGCAACGAGCGCATCCGCGCGGTCTCCGAATTCCTGCGCCAGCGGATCGGCGGCGCGCAGGGCATCGTGTTCGAACTGGATCAGGCCAGTGGTGCATCGCGACGGTTCACCGGTGGCGCGCAGCAGATGCGTTTCGTCGCCGACCTGCCGGATTACCTTGGCCGTGGCGGCCCGCACCTGCATGCACTCGGCGTTGCCCGTGGCGGTGACGGCCTGGTGCTGGACGTCGATTTCCGCATGGTGCTGGCCGGGCAAACGATCATTGCCGGCAATCCGCGTCCACCGGAACCATTGGCGGACGGGTTGCGCAGCGTCGGATTCGCCTACCGCGGGCCCGGCAAGGACGGTCGGCCTGCGCCGTGGCTGCATGAATGGGGGCATCCGGATGCGCTGCCGTCGCAGGTGCGGGTGCGCATCGCCGATGCACGCGGCGCGTGGCCTGACGTGGTGATCGCGTTGCCGATGTCGGCGAGTTACGGCATCGCGCCGGAGGACACGCCATGA
- a CDS encoding type II secretion system protein, protein MKTPMPRAQGGYTLIEIIVAFAILALGLTMLLGTLSGATRQVRQAGDAGRAALHAQSLLAEFGELPLPGARDGELEDGRYRWRLDVEPWNDPAPRNGPQRIDPNAARLLHLQLQVEWGEGGPRQRVQLSSLRLAIPLIDGLGTP, encoded by the coding sequence ATGAAGACGCCGATGCCGCGCGCGCAGGGCGGTTACACCCTGATCGAGATCATCGTCGCTTTCGCGATCCTGGCGTTGGGATTGACGATGCTGCTCGGCACGCTGTCCGGCGCGACCCGGCAGGTACGCCAGGCGGGCGATGCCGGGCGTGCCGCGCTGCATGCGCAATCGCTGCTGGCCGAGTTCGGCGAGTTGCCGCTGCCCGGCGCGCGCGATGGCGAACTGGAGGATGGCCGTTATCGCTGGCGGCTGGATGTCGAACCATGGAACGACCCTGCGCCGCGCAACGGGCCGCAGCGGATCGATCCGAACGCGGCGCGCCTGCTGCACCTGCAGCTGCAGGTCGAATGGGGCGAAGGCGGGCCGCGCCAACGCGTACAGCTGTCGTCGTTGCGGTTGGCGATCCCGCTGATCGATGGGTTGGGCACGCCATGA
- a CDS encoding GspH/FimT family pseudopilin: MRMRRPLPGQFPSGFSLLEMLLVMALIAAASLLAVAAFGGGMQGMKLRAGAKDVAAQMRFARAVAISSGQSQDVIIDPRARRWQGAKGRSGNLPEVGEIVFTGARAEQFAAVELEGGKGAIRFFPDGAATGGRVRMLVNGGGWDVDVGWLTGEVRMSRVQASR; encoded by the coding sequence ATGCGCATGCGCCGACCATTACCCGGCCAATTTCCATCGGGATTCTCACTGCTGGAAATGCTGTTGGTGATGGCACTCATCGCCGCGGCCAGCCTGCTTGCGGTGGCGGCGTTCGGCGGCGGCATGCAGGGCATGAAGCTGCGTGCAGGGGCGAAGGATGTCGCCGCGCAGATGCGCTTCGCGCGTGCAGTGGCGATCAGCAGCGGGCAGTCGCAGGACGTGATCATCGATCCGCGGGCGCGTCGCTGGCAGGGCGCCAAGGGCCGTAGCGGCAACCTGCCCGAAGTCGGCGAGATCGTGTTCACTGGCGCGCGTGCGGAACAATTCGCCGCGGTCGAGCTTGAAGGCGGAAAGGGCGCAATCCGCTTCTTTCCCGATGGTGCGGCCACCGGAGGCCGCGTGCGCATGTTGGTCAATGGCGGCGGTTGGGATGTGGACGTGGGTTGGCTGACCGGCGAAGTGCGCATGTCGCGCGTACAGGCATCGCGATGA
- the gspG gene encoding type II secretion system major pseudopilin GspG: MRNRQFRPVTHASQSGFSLIEIILVVVLIGGIVAFAATRILGGGDRAKVNLAKAQVQTLAEKVQQYEQDTGRLPGSLADLVKAPGDAAGWLGPYAKDGELKDPWNHPYVYTMPGEGQAFDLISLGKDGQAGGDSVSADIKYE, translated from the coding sequence ATGCGCAATCGCCAATTCCGACCCGTTACGCACGCATCGCAATCAGGTTTTTCGCTGATCGAGATCATCCTGGTGGTGGTGCTGATCGGCGGCATCGTCGCGTTCGCGGCCACTCGCATCCTGGGCGGTGGCGACCGCGCCAAGGTCAACCTGGCTAAGGCGCAGGTGCAGACGTTGGCGGAGAAGGTGCAGCAATACGAACAGGACACCGGCAGGTTGCCCGGGTCGCTGGCAGACCTGGTCAAGGCGCCGGGCGATGCGGCCGGCTGGCTGGGCCCGTACGCGAAGGACGGTGAGCTGAAGGATCCGTGGAACCATCCGTACGTCTACACGATGCCGGGCGAGGGACAGGCGTTCGATCTGATCAGCCTGGGCAAGGACGGGCAGGCCGGCGGCGACAGCGTCAGCGCCGATATCAAATACGAATAA